The following DNA comes from Cystobacter fuscus DSM 2262.
CCATGGCGCCCATCGTCGGCGACGAAGAACACCTTGCCGTTCGCGGTGGCCAGCACCTGGGTGTAGTCGGAGAAGAACGCGTTGGCTGGGCCGGGATGGATGTCCTCGACCAGGCGCGTGCTCCCGCTCGAACCGGAGGTCTTCCACAGCTCCTGTCCGTGGACGCCGTCATCGGCGGTGAAGAAGACCTCGCGGCCCACCGAGACGAACGACAAGGGCGAGGAGCCCTCCGGACCGGGACGGATGTCCTCGACGAGGCGCGTGCCCCCGGACGTGCCATCGCTCACCCATGGCTCGGCACCGTGGAGGCCATCGTCGGCGACGAAGAAGAACTTCCCGTCCGCGACGGCGGTCACGTACAGGTCCGGGACGATGTCCGCCAGGGGAACCGTGCCCTGGGGAGTGCCGTCGCTCCTCCAGAGCCGGGTCCCGGTGTCATCGGAGGCGGAGAGCAAGAGCATTCCTCCCAGGGCGCCCAGGATGCTGACACCGCCGAAGCCGCCGGGATTGATGTCCTTGACGAGCACCGTGCCCTCGGGCGTGCCGTCGCTCTTCCACAGGTCCGGGCCCCCCTCCCCACTGCTGGCGACGAAGAAGAGTGTTCCGTCCGCGTTGGTGAGCCACTCGGGATAGGACGGGCCCATGGGGTTGATCTCCTTCAGTTGGAAGGTGCCCTCGGGCGTGCCATCGCTCCGCCACAGCTCGATGTCGTGCTCCCCGCTCTCGGCGGCCACGAAGAAGAACAGCCCGTTCACGGCGGTGGGATACTGGGACTCCCCGAGGTAGCTCCCGAGGAAGAGGGTTTCGATGAAGACCGTGCCCTCGGGCGTGCCGTCGCTCTTCCACAACTCGACGACCCCTCCGGGATTCGGGAAGGGCAGCGTGGTGAGGTAGAGCGTCCCATCCACGTCCGTCAGGTCCACCGGGTCCGAGGTCTCCAGCCCGGGGACGATGTCCTTCACCAGGTAGGCGGGACGGCACTCCGGCTTGCAGTCGTACTCCCTGCGCTCCAGTTCCTGGGGTGTGGCCTCGATGGTCTCCTCATCGACGGAGGGCGCACAGGCCCCCACGAGGCAACAGAAGAAGATGAGCGGCAATCGCCAAGCAGTCATATGACCCCCCCTCATCGCGCGAGGCCGCGCGACACGCCCCAAGGTGGAGACGGGCGCAACGTCCATCCAGGCATCTGGGGGTGGGACGAGCGGACAGGCGGAAGCCCCTCATGATTGCCCGCTCACCTCCGTCTTCCGCATGGCAGACGGGTGGACCATCAACCGGAACAGCCCCCGCTCCTCCAGCCGTTTCTGTATGCGCCAGGCGAGCGCGACGTGCTCGGGATTGCTCGGGGTGAGCCGATCGGAAGTCAGGGCTTGTGGCGGAACTCCTCCCACGGTCGCGGCGAGTTCTCGTAGAGCTGCCGCACCGCGCCCGGCAGCTGCGCGAGCCCCTCGAGCGTCTCACCCGTGTAGAAGACCAGCCTATAGGGGGCTCAGCTCGCGCCCCGTGACACGCCCTCCACTAGACAGACAGCTCGTCGAAGCTGTGCGCCACCGGGTGAGGCCCCGGGTCCACGGTGGGGCCCTCGCCGCGCAGGAGGCAGGCGGTGCGCAGGCCCGAGGCGGCCGCCGCGTCCAGTTCCGCCCGCACGTCCGACAGGAAGAGGATGTCCTCGGCGGGCAATCCCAGCTCCCGGACGATCTCCGCGTAGGAGGCCGCCTCCTTCTTGCCGCCGATGCCGGTGTCGAAGTACCCGCGGAACAGCGGCGTCAGGTCCCCGAAGCGGGTGTGGCGGAAGAGCAGCATCTGCGCGTGCACCGAGCCCGAGGAATAGACATACAGACGCAATCCCCGGGCGTGCCACTCGCGCAGCCGCCGGGCGGCGTCCTCATAGACGTGGCCCTGGAAGTCTCCCCGGCGGTAGCCCTCCTCCCACATGAGGCCCTGGAGCCCCTTGAGCGGCCCCACCTTCCGGTCCTCCTCCATCCACCGCCGCAGCACGGCCACGAGCCGTGCATCGTCCAGGTCGCCCCCGGCCAGCTCCCGGGCCCCGTCCAACAACCGGCGCACCTGGGGCTCGTGGCCACGGGCGCGCACGAAGTCCTCCAGGTGGCGCGCCGCGTACGGGAAGAGCACCTCGTGGACGAAGGACAGGCTCGAGGTGGTGCCCTCGATGTCGGTGACGATGGCCCGGAGCATGCGGCTCATTCCAGACGGGGAAAGCGCGAGGCGATGTCATTGCCCGTCATCCGCGCCACCCATCCTTCCTTGCTGGTGAAGAGGCGGATGGCGGTGAAGCGCGGCCGGGGGCCCATGTCGAACCAGTGCGGCGTCCCGTCCGGCACGCTGATGAGGTCGTCCTTCTCGCACAGCACGAAGAAGACGCGGCCCGCCTTGTGGATGCAGAACAGGCCCTGTCCCTCGACGAAGAAGCGCACCTCGTCCTCGCTGTGCGTGTGCTCCTCGAGGAACCTGGCGCGCATCGCCTCGCGCTGCGGGTGGTCCGGCACCATGCCCAGCACGTCCACCGATTGCAGGCCACGCTCCTCCATCAGCCGCCGCACCGGCCCCTCGTAGGCCGCGAGGATCTCCTCCTGGCCCGCTCCGGGCGTCAGCGGCCGGTTCGCCTCCCAGCGCTCGAAGCGGATGCCCACTTCGCCCAGCTCGCGCCGGATGGTGTCGAAGTCGCGCGTGTGCACCCGCGCCCGCGCACTGTCCGCCTCGTCGAAAACCCTCAGCTCGCTCATCGGCTCAACCTCCTGACTTCCAGCTCGCACGCCAGCAGGAACTCGAACGCTTCCACATGCCGCCGGGCTTCCGCCACCGAGCGGCCCCACGTGTACAGGCCATGGCCCTCGATGAGGTAGCCCGGCAGGCCAGGGTGCGCGCTCAAGTGGGCCTCCACGCGGGCGGCCAGCCGGGGAATGTCCTGATCATTGCCGAACACGGGCACCTCCAGGCGCGCCGTGTGCGAGTCCACCCCGGGCAGGGCCTTGAGCACCTCGTAGCCCTCGAGCACCACGCCGCCGGGGTTCAGGCGCGAGAGCACCGTGGCCGCCAGCGAGTGCGTGTGCAGCACCGCCCCCACGTCCGGCCCGCTCCGGTAGCGCCGCAGGTGCAGCGCCGTCTCCGCCGAGGGCTTGCCGCCCGGGGGACGCACGTCCTTCAGGGTCTCGTCCTCCAGGCCCACCACCAGGAAGTCCCCGGCGCCGAGCTCGCCCTTGTGACGGCCCGAGGCGGTGATGACCATGTGGCGCGCATCCAGCCGCGCCGAGAAGTTGCCGGCGGTGGCCGGCACCCAACCCCGATCGAAGAAGAGCCGGCCCGCGCGGCTCAACTCCTCGCCTCGAGCACCCATCTGCTCCATGCCGTCCATGGGCGCGAACTCTACACCGGCGCCGGGGGCTGGGCAGCCGGAGCGCTCGCGGCGAGTGCGTCGCGCACCTGCGCGGCGAGCTCGAAGGAGTGCAGCCGGGCGGCGTGGTCGTGGATCTGCGCCGTCACCATCAACTCGTCCGCGCGCGTGCGCTGGAGGAAGCGCTCCAGTCCCTGGCGCACGGTGGCGGGCGAGCCGACGAACGAACAGGCCAGCGAGTGCTCCACCCGGGCGCGCTCCAGCTCCGTCCAGCGCGCGTCCATGTCGTCCACGGGCGGCTGCATGATTCCAGGCGTGCCGCGCTGCAGGTTGAGGAAGTGCTGCTGGAGCGTGGTGAACAGGCGCGTGGCCTCGGCGTCCGTGTCGGCGGCGAAGACGTTGGCGCAGAGCATGACGTAGGGCCGTGCCAGGGCCTCGGAGGGCTTGAACTGCTCGCGGTACATCTCGATGGCCGACCACATCAGCTCGGGGGCGAAGTGCGAGGCGAAGGCGAACGGCAGGCCGAGCGCGGCGGCGAGCTGGGCGCTGAAGAGGCTGGAGCCCAACAGCCACAGGGGCACATTGAGCCCCTCGCCCGGCACGGCCCGCGTCCGCTGGCCGGGCGTGGCCGGACGGAAGTAGGACTGCAGCTCGAGCACGTCCTGGGGGAAGGAATCGGAGCTGGCCACGAGGTTGCGGCGCAAGGCCTGGGCCGTGCGCTGGTCCGTCCCCGGCGCCCGCCCGAGCCCCAGGTCGATGCGGCCCGGGTAGAGCGACTCCAGCGTGCCGAACTGCTCGGCGATCACCAACGGCGAGTGGTTGGGCAGCATGATGCCTCCCGACCCGACGCGGATGGTGGAGGTGCCTCCGGCCACGTGGCCGATGACCACCGAGGTCGCCGCGCTGGCGATGCCCGGCATGCCGTGGTGCTCGGCCAGCCAGTAGCGCCGGAAGCCCCAGCGCTCGGCGTGGCGGGCCAGGTCCAGGGAGTTGCGGAAGGACTGCGCGGCGTCGAAGCCCTTGAGGATGGGCGACAAATCGAGGACGGAGAAGGGAACCATGGGCCCTGTCATACAACCGGACC
Coding sequences within:
- the mtnC gene encoding acireductone synthase, which encodes MLRAIVTDIEGTTSSLSFVHEVLFPYAARHLEDFVRARGHEPQVRRLLDGARELAGGDLDDARLVAVLRRWMEEDRKVGPLKGLQGLMWEEGYRRGDFQGHVYEDAARRLREWHARGLRLYVYSSGSVHAQMLLFRHTRFGDLTPLFRGYFDTGIGGKKEAASYAEIVRELGLPAEDILFLSDVRAELDAAAASGLRTACLLRGEGPTVDPGPHPVAHSFDELSV
- a CDS encoding LLM class flavin-dependent oxidoreductase, which translates into the protein MVPFSVLDLSPILKGFDAAQSFRNSLDLARHAERWGFRRYWLAEHHGMPGIASAATSVVIGHVAGGTSTIRVGSGGIMLPNHSPLVIAEQFGTLESLYPGRIDLGLGRAPGTDQRTAQALRRNLVASSDSFPQDVLELQSYFRPATPGQRTRAVPGEGLNVPLWLLGSSLFSAQLAAALGLPFAFASHFAPELMWSAIEMYREQFKPSEALARPYVMLCANVFAADTDAEATRLFTTLQQHFLNLQRGTPGIMQPPVDDMDARWTELERARVEHSLACSFVGSPATVRQGLERFLQRTRADELMVTAQIHDHAARLHSFELAAQVRDALAASAPAAQPPAPV
- a CDS encoding 1,2-dihydroxy-3-keto-5-methylthiopentene dioxygenase, with translation MSELRVFDEADSARARVHTRDFDTIRRELGEVGIRFERWEANRPLTPGAGQEEILAAYEGPVRRLMEERGLQSVDVLGMVPDHPQREAMRARFLEEHTHSEDEVRFFVEGQGLFCIHKAGRVFFVLCEKDDLISVPDGTPHWFDMGPRPRFTAIRLFTSKEGWVARMTGNDIASRFPRLE
- a CDS encoding ELWxxDGT repeat protein, whose translation is MTAWRLPLIFFCCLVGACAPSVDEETIEATPQELERREYDCKPECRPAYLVKDIVPGLETSDPVDLTDVDGTLYLTTLPFPNPGGVVELWKSDGTPEGTVFIETLFLGSYLGESQYPTAVNGLFFFVAAESGEHDIELWRSDGTPEGTFQLKEINPMGPSYPEWLTNADGTLFFVASSGEGGPDLWKSDGTPEGTVLVKDINPGGFGGVSILGALGGMLLLSASDDTGTRLWRSDGTPQGTVPLADIVPDLYVTAVADGKFFFVADDGLHGAEPWVSDGTSGGTRLVEDIRPGPEGSSPLSFVSVGREVFFTADDGVHGQELWKTSGSSGSTRLVEDIHPGPANAFFSDYTQVLATANGKVFFVADDGRHGREVWVSQGRSRNTRLVEDLTPGTASSFPGYPTALVGVGKGVLFSIPNATYGQELWRSDGTPRGTFFFQDIAPGPSASSPSWFTESGDRAFFVADDGVHGRELWALPLESLGNCFKPRPDRP
- a CDS encoding methylthioribulose 1-phosphate dehydratase is translated as MDGMEQMGARGEELSRAGRLFFDRGWVPATAGNFSARLDARHMVITASGRHKGELGAGDFLVVGLEDETLKDVRPPGGKPSAETALHLRRYRSGPDVGAVLHTHSLAATVLSRLNPGGVVLEGYEVLKALPGVDSHTARLEVPVFGNDQDIPRLAARVEAHLSAHPGLPGYLIEGHGLYTWGRSVAEARRHVEAFEFLLACELEVRRLSR
- a CDS encoding Imm52 family immunity protein, producing the protein MGGVPPQALTSDRLTPSNPEHVALAWRIQKRLEERGLFRLMVHPSAMRKTEVSGQS